Proteins encoded within one genomic window of Gadus macrocephalus chromosome 18, ASM3116895v1:
- the tlcd3bb gene encoding ceramide synthase — MLSILAAGSVFFPGLFLLSKQCLKYIPGLRWSEGDAVIISARLVSSVQALMASSAGYIIASSCDDIIEDGHWLTCSYILFAVPYFVYDIYAMFMCYWYKLRVKGHEEAAAAPKHVGSALLSYLRREFLMVLHHVVMVTVCFPVSVFLRRGKGDYFQGVMFMAELSTPSVCLGKILIQYKQQHTLLHKVNGALMLVTFFVFRVLLFPYIYYAYGRYASIPFHLVPLRVSWQCNLGAALLMAPQLYWFSLICRGAFRLFTRSSRRPPAPSPCPANGYSVRPAEPESSAH; from the exons ATGTTGAGCATCTTGGCCGCTGGCTCAGTATTCTTCCCCGGTCTCTTCCTGCTGTCTAAACAATGCCTCAAATACATCCCTGGCCTTCGCTGGAGCGAAGGGGACGCCGTGATCATCTCTGCCAG GCTGGTGTCCTCTGTGCAGGCCCTCATGGCCTCCTCCGCCGGATACATCATCGCTTCCTCCTGCGACGACATCATCGAGGACGG GCACTGGTTGACCTGCAGCTACATCCTGTTCGCCGTGCCCTACTTTGTGTACGACATCTACGCCATGTTCATGTGCTACTGGTACAAGCTGAGGGTGAAGGGTCACGAGGAGGCGGCGGCCGCGCCCAAACACGTGGGCTCTGCACTCCTCAGCTACCTCCGCCGGGAGTTCCTCATGGTCCTGCATCACGTCGTCATGGTCACTGTCTGCTTCCCTGTCTCCGTG TTCTTGCGGCGCGGCAAGGGAGATTACTTCCAGGGCGTGATGTTTATGGCTGAGCTCAGCACGCCCTCCGTCTGTCTGGGGAAGATCCTTATCCAG tACAAACAGCAACACACTCTGCTGCACAAAGTGAATGGGGCTCTAATGCTGGTCACTTTTTTCGTCTTTCGAGTGCTTCTCTTCCCATATATCTACTACGCCTATGGCAG gtacgCCTCCATCCCCTTCCACCTGGTCCCGCTGCGGGTGTCCTGGCAGTGTAACCTAGGCGCCGCCCTGCTCATGGCGCCTCAGCTCTACTGGTTCAGCCTCATCTGCCGGGGGGCCTTCCGCCTCTTCACTCGCTCCTCCCGCCGGCCGCCCGCCCCGTCCCCGTGCCCCGCCAACGGGTACAGCGTGCGCCCCGCGGAGCCGGAGTCCAGCGCCCACTGA